One segment of Pontibacter akesuensis DNA contains the following:
- a CDS encoding DUF3098 domain-containing protein: MEETKKKQLAFGSKNYRLMLLGIALLIVGFIIMSLDTEPYGLGFLGITLGPLVVLAGFAVEIFAIMAKDKKQD, encoded by the coding sequence ATGGAAGAAACTAAAAAGAAGCAGCTCGCTTTCGGCAGCAAGAACTATCGCCTGATGCTGCTTGGCATTGCGCTGCTGATTGTTGGCTTTATCATCATGTCGTTGGATACAGAGCCCTACGGGTTGGGATTCCTGGGCATCACGCTCGGACCGCTAGTAGTGCTGGCAGGTTTTGCCGTTGAAATTTTCGCCATCATGGCCAAGGACAAAAAGCAGGATTAA
- a CDS encoding cell division protein FtsX translates to MATKVKHVKKKKLGNYPHTMVVFSITLALFVIGLFGLLLIHAGKLSEKVKESLEMQVYLDRNLTEVQLVRLQKTFAAKEFIAYKNDTAQVRFVSKEEGAKAFLDETGEDFMEFLGDNPLRDAYVLRIDADHSSSAMLKSIKVDLESIDGVHEVQYVESLIESINENIKKISIVLLGFAAILVLVVTILINNTIKLALYSQRFLIRSMQLVGATSFFIQRPFLNRAAWQGVMSGILASALLFGLMQYAYTQVTELQLLRNDEQTYILMGALVVVGLIIGFMSSYRAVRKYLGMSLDELY, encoded by the coding sequence ATGGCTACGAAAGTAAAACACGTAAAAAAGAAAAAATTAGGTAATTACCCGCACACCATGGTGGTGTTCAGCATTACGCTGGCCCTCTTCGTGATCGGGCTGTTCGGTTTGCTCCTGATTCATGCCGGCAAGCTGTCGGAGAAGGTGAAGGAGAGCCTGGAGATGCAGGTGTACCTGGACCGCAACCTGACTGAGGTGCAATTGGTGCGCCTGCAGAAGACCTTTGCCGCCAAAGAGTTTATCGCTTACAAAAACGACACCGCGCAGGTGCGCTTCGTGTCTAAGGAAGAAGGGGCCAAGGCCTTTTTAGATGAGACAGGCGAGGATTTTATGGAATTTTTGGGCGACAACCCGCTGCGCGACGCCTATGTGCTCAGAATTGATGCCGACCACTCCAGCTCAGCCATGCTTAAAAGTATAAAAGTAGACCTGGAGTCGATTGACGGGGTGCACGAGGTGCAGTACGTGGAGAGCCTCATCGAATCAATCAATGAAAACATCAAAAAGATAAGCATTGTGCTTCTTGGCTTTGCTGCCATACTTGTGCTCGTAGTCACCATTCTGATCAACAATACCATTAAACTGGCCTTATACTCGCAGCGGTTTCTTATCCGGAGCATGCAATTAGTGGGGGCTACTTCGTTCTTTATCCAGCGCCCGTTCCTGAACAGAGCCGCCTGGCAGGGTGTAATGAGCGGCATCCTTGCTTCTGCCTTGCTCTTTGGATTGATGCAGTACGCATATACACAGGTGACGGAGCTACAACTGCTGCGCAACGACGAGCAGACGTACATCTTGATGGGTGCCCTTGTGGTGGTGGGGCTTATCATAGGCTTCATGAGCTCCTATAGGGCCGTACGAAAATATTTAGGCATGTCACTAGACGAATTATACTAA
- a CDS encoding translocation/assembly module TamB domain-containing protein, translating to MGLFLFLLLLFAAVFVAIRFPAVQTKVAQRVAAYLSEATQHEVTIGSVDIEFFSRVVLEKLQVQDNRDKELFYVGRAEADIDAFSLLDLNNLSISTLTLQEPRANLVQYQGSDTLNLSSFFDALGDLFVKDTTKPAEPFNFKLGELIIKDGRFTYDNFNEAPTEYGIDYSHLSVANLNGRFSEIALEDTLRVKVTDLTALETRSETRLHNLDTRLTYAPTFMEWDALDLQLNQSNLQHYLRFDYNAISDFGTFIDSVRINAELIDSKVYSQDIAVFAPQMREYDETLLVNSLQFKGLVSDFNATNVDLAYGDNTHIVGSISADGLPNFKETFANLRLKPSTISAKDLQQFLPADAYKTAARLGKVALEGRFLGFYNDFVANGEFNTALGKVKSDINLKIDDNTRRSSYSGFVTTNGFNLGRLLDKEDQFKTISMSGRLQGSGFTLQDANVKLNAEVGQLQLLGYNYQNIKANGVLNKQVFTGEVSINDPNLMFTANGEVNLANEKKAFNMMADLERVNLQALRLSEEPLIISAEANLNFRGLALDDFEGTAKFDSAYVIYKGNQLPIDSVLIRSEIAGGERSLYITSDLLALNVNGNFDYTTLIDDIQRLAQEYRLNFESDEAATTAYYNRKPNTLASGEYAVQYELYLKHVNPLLDLFAPELAISDFSKVEGSFRYGNTAILELYAGIDTIVYDDYRLYGNAIELNTSKLQDNPDVLAAALFTSQKQDLPGVGNTQDFYVEGIWSERTINFATSVRQPEQNNRALITGDLNFLPSQVQIVFDESNITLQQNPWAFVPGNTLYISEGGRRLVFEDFALTNLNQVIRAEGTVSEDPDSRLLVNVENFNLNNLNPLIAMDIAGEMTGELLVQDLYDEAKLDASMRIDSFYLDQVFIGHIVGSTEWLKAQQRAVVDVAIEREGKKVLTVSGNYNPAAKEDQLDLLAVMDQANLKLAEPVLRGLVSDLRGDMEGRIRILGSLDYPILKGSVMVTNGQFTFDYLNTTYRFDDRIYFGPNSINFRNAQLHDIYGNTGTITGGIAHDGFANMVVDLEARFRDFMVLNTTENQNELFYGTAFATGTASVLGPVDNLQVKIDARSEENTRIVLPLDNQTEVSRKDFISFVNRNISDSTGVAVAVEDQRVDLSGINLDFNLDVTDDAYFEIIIDRTTGDVIRGSGNGDIQMTIDTRGDFNMYGTFEITEGAYNLNLLEGLITREFQVVPGGTITWNGDPTAGTMDITAHYTQMASFSGLLPTTADGDEIMGRYPVVAVIELNGSLLTPQIELGLGFEQLPQGVQTRLYSLINSIKSDESELNRQVFSLLVLQRLSPQGTLAFDSSIGAGAVGGSLGSLLSSQLNNFLSNLDSNLEIDIGLGNIGRDALSSLQVRLSYTFLQGRLRVTNESGFNNGPDDATRGTSSYVGDWTLDYYISRTGELRGRLEYNSTPNIYTGRITQSQSISLLHTKRFDSLRELFGSERRKREREQLEQERDRIILDSDPRLEL from the coding sequence TTGGGGCTTTTCCTGTTCCTTTTGCTGCTGTTTGCAGCCGTTTTCGTCGCCATTCGGTTTCCGGCTGTGCAAACGAAGGTGGCGCAGCGCGTAGCCGCCTACTTGTCGGAGGCTACCCAGCATGAAGTAACCATCGGCAGCGTAGACATCGAATTTTTCTCGAGGGTGGTACTCGAAAAACTGCAGGTGCAGGACAACCGCGATAAAGAACTTTTCTATGTGGGCCGGGCCGAAGCCGATATCGATGCCTTCTCCCTTTTAGACCTGAACAACCTTTCCATCAGCACACTTACGTTACAGGAGCCACGGGCCAACCTGGTGCAGTACCAGGGGAGCGACACCCTTAACTTGAGCAGCTTTTTTGATGCCTTGGGCGATCTCTTTGTGAAGGACACCACCAAGCCCGCTGAACCGTTCAACTTTAAACTTGGGGAGCTTATTATTAAAGATGGCCGGTTTACGTACGATAACTTTAACGAGGCGCCAACCGAGTATGGCATCGATTACAGCCACCTGTCGGTTGCCAATTTAAACGGGCGCTTCAGCGAAATAGCCCTGGAAGACACACTCCGGGTGAAGGTAACAGACCTTACCGCCCTTGAAACCCGCTCCGAAACCAGGCTGCACAACTTGGACACCCGCTTAACCTACGCCCCCACGTTTATGGAGTGGGATGCGCTGGACCTGCAACTGAACCAGAGCAACCTGCAGCACTACCTGCGCTTCGATTATAACGCCATCAGCGACTTCGGCACCTTTATCGACAGTGTGCGCATAAATGCCGAGTTAATAGACTCCAAAGTATACTCACAGGACATTGCCGTATTCGCCCCGCAAATGCGGGAATACGATGAGACACTGCTGGTAAACTCGCTACAATTTAAAGGGCTAGTATCAGATTTTAATGCTACAAACGTCGACCTGGCCTACGGCGACAACACGCACATCGTTGGAAGCATAAGTGCAGACGGTCTCCCTAACTTCAAAGAGACCTTTGCCAACCTGCGCCTGAAGCCCTCTACCATCAGCGCCAAAGACCTGCAGCAGTTTTTGCCTGCCGATGCCTATAAAACGGCCGCACGCCTTGGCAAAGTAGCGTTGGAAGGCCGTTTCCTTGGATTTTACAACGACTTCGTGGCAAACGGGGAATTCAATACAGCCCTGGGCAAGGTAAAGTCAGACATCAACCTAAAAATAGACGACAACACCCGCCGCTCCTCCTACAGTGGCTTTGTGACCACAAACGGCTTTAACCTGGGCCGCCTGCTGGATAAGGAAGATCAGTTCAAGACGATCTCCATGAGCGGGCGCCTGCAGGGTTCGGGCTTTACGCTACAGGATGCCAATGTGAAACTGAATGCCGAGGTTGGCCAGCTCCAACTGCTCGGCTACAATTACCAGAATATTAAAGCAAACGGCGTACTGAACAAGCAGGTCTTCACCGGCGAAGTTTCCATCAACGACCCTAATCTGATGTTCACAGCAAATGGGGAAGTGAACCTGGCCAATGAGAAAAAAGCATTCAATATGATGGCTGACCTGGAGCGCGTAAACCTGCAGGCGCTCAGGCTGTCTGAGGAGCCGCTTATTATCAGTGCAGAGGCGAACCTGAACTTCAGGGGCCTGGCCCTGGATGATTTCGAAGGAACAGCCAAGTTCGATAGTGCCTATGTGATCTACAAAGGCAACCAGCTCCCAATCGACTCGGTGCTCATCCGCTCTGAGATAGCGGGTGGCGAGCGGAGCCTGTACATTACCTCCGACCTGCTGGCGCTGAACGTGAACGGCAACTTTGACTATACTACCCTGATTGATGACATTCAGCGGCTGGCACAGGAGTACAGGCTGAACTTCGAAAGCGATGAGGCAGCGACTACCGCTTATTATAACCGAAAGCCAAATACACTTGCCAGTGGGGAATATGCCGTGCAATACGAGTTATATTTAAAGCACGTCAATCCCCTTCTCGACCTCTTTGCGCCGGAACTGGCCATTTCAGATTTTTCTAAAGTGGAAGGGTCCTTCCGCTATGGCAATACCGCAATTCTGGAACTATACGCCGGTATCGACACTATTGTATATGATGACTACCGCCTCTACGGCAATGCCATTGAACTGAATACATCCAAACTGCAGGATAACCCTGATGTGCTGGCCGCCGCACTTTTCACCTCCCAAAAACAAGACCTGCCGGGCGTAGGAAACACACAGGACTTTTACGTAGAGGGCATCTGGAGCGAACGGACCATAAACTTTGCCACCAGCGTGCGCCAGCCTGAGCAAAATAACCGCGCTCTGATCACTGGCGATTTAAACTTTCTGCCAAGCCAGGTGCAGATCGTTTTTGATGAATCGAACATTACCCTGCAGCAGAACCCCTGGGCATTTGTGCCGGGCAACACGCTCTACATCAGCGAGGGCGGCCGGAGATTGGTATTTGAAGACTTTGCGCTCACTAACCTGAACCAGGTGATCCGGGCAGAAGGCACTGTTTCGGAAGACCCCGACAGCCGTCTGTTGGTGAATGTGGAGAATTTCAACCTGAACAACCTGAACCCGCTCATCGCCATGGACATAGCCGGTGAAATGACAGGTGAATTGCTGGTGCAGGACTTGTATGATGAGGCGAAGCTGGATGCTTCCATGCGTATCGACTCCTTCTATCTCGACCAGGTGTTCATCGGCCACATTGTGGGCAGCACCGAATGGCTGAAGGCACAGCAGCGGGCTGTGGTGGACGTGGCCATTGAGCGCGAAGGAAAAAAAGTACTGACGGTAAGCGGTAACTACAACCCGGCAGCTAAAGAAGACCAACTGGACCTGCTGGCGGTAATGGACCAGGCAAACCTGAAGCTGGCAGAACCAGTGTTGCGCGGATTGGTTTCAGATTTAAGGGGCGATATGGAGGGACGCATCCGCATACTTGGCAGCCTCGACTATCCTATCCTGAAGGGCTCGGTGATGGTGACAAACGGGCAGTTCACTTTCGATTACCTGAATACGACGTACCGCTTTGACGACCGCATCTACTTTGGACCGAACAGCATCAACTTCCGCAATGCACAGCTGCATGATATTTACGGAAACACAGGAACCATTACCGGCGGTATTGCACATGACGGCTTTGCCAACATGGTAGTGGACCTGGAGGCGCGCTTCCGCGATTTTATGGTGCTAAACACTACCGAAAATCAGAACGAGCTCTTCTACGGAACTGCTTTTGCCACCGGCACCGCTAGCGTACTGGGGCCGGTAGATAACCTGCAGGTAAAGATTGATGCCCGCAGCGAGGAGAACACACGCATCGTGCTGCCGCTGGACAACCAGACGGAAGTATCCCGGAAAGACTTTATCTCCTTCGTTAACCGGAACATTTCTGACAGCACTGGTGTGGCCGTGGCAGTGGAGGACCAGCGCGTGGACCTCTCCGGTATTAACCTTGACTTTAACCTGGATGTGACGGACGATGCCTACTTCGAGATCATCATCGACCGCACCACAGGTGATGTGATCCGAGGATCAGGCAACGGCGATATTCAGATGACAATTGACACCCGCGGCGACTTTAACATGTACGGCACCTTCGAGATTACAGAGGGCGCTTACAACCTGAACCTGCTCGAAGGACTGATTACGCGTGAGTTCCAGGTGGTACCAGGAGGAACGATCACCTGGAACGGCGATCCGACTGCCGGCACGATGGATATAACGGCACATTACACGCAAATGGCTTCGTTTAGCGGCTTACTTCCCACAACTGCGGATGGCGACGAAATTATGGGACGCTATCCGGTTGTGGCTGTAATTGAGCTAAATGGCTCATTGCTCACGCCCCAGATTGAACTTGGTCTTGGCTTTGAGCAGTTGCCCCAAGGAGTTCAGACCAGGCTATATTCGCTGATTAACTCCATTAAAAGTGATGAAAGTGAGCTGAACCGCCAGGTGTTCAGCCTTCTCGTGTTGCAGCGCCTCTCGCCTCAGGGTACGCTTGCCTTCGACAGCAGCATAGGTGCCGGTGCCGTGGGCGGCAGTTTGGGTAGCTTGCTGTCCAGCCAGCTAAACAATTTCCTGAGTAACCTCGACAGTAACTTGGAGATTGACATTGGCCTGGGCAACATTGGCCGAGACGCGCTGTCGTCGCTGCAGGTGCGCCTGAGTTATACTTTCCTGCAGGGCCGTTTGCGCGTGACGAACGAGTCCGGCTTTAACAACGGCCCTGACGATGCGACCAGGGGAACATCCTCTTATGTTGGCGACTGGACATTAGATTACTATATTTCCAGGACGGGCGAGCTACGGGGCCGGCTGGAATATAATTCTACGCCCAACATTTACACGGGCCGCATCACCCAAAGCCAAAGTATCAGTTTGCTCCACACAAAACGCTTCGACAGCCTGCGGGAGTTGTTCGGCAGTGAGCGGCGCAAAAGGGAACGGGAGCAACTGGAGCAGGAAAGGGACCGCATCATACTTGATTCTGACCCACGTTTGGAACTGTAA
- a CDS encoding DUF389 domain-containing protein: MNELTLIYDPLEEQTVHEKIIPAFRSHHINSVAYHTSKKHLTENTRFVTYLSDELLAELVALAMGKNCTIGMLPHPFMREARQGYGVAANLLQAIEDIETAEKSSKADMLLCNGRPVFNKVVIGDSMSMMSGSVAKSSFMSAFEKIKRVFTRSQTYVPQAFTITADGKAPIKTAALGIIAVLHGKSNLLSRQLLKDSYINDGRMHSLILAPKSITQLLKFYVKSVFDQNKGSKLPSFIGHIKSKKIVIESPEPIDYAQDNNLMSARGIELHVLEDAFHIIPGRHLDVATQAGDPTEVFKVSKLPKGEAYLQEIVAKPLSWVYHASTEEFRDLFITLRENARATSPFLTLMVLSTLLATLGLFSNSSPVIIGAMILAPLMAPIISMSMGVLRQDKKLVSGSAKTIGLGLLLSYLAAILLTLITPLQTMNGEIIARIRPNLLDLGVAIFSGVAGAYAHARKEIAKTLAGVAIAVALVPPLSVSGIGIGWGDWNVFSGALLLFTTNLAGIILAGSCTFMLLGFSPFHLAKKGLLISLLVVILVSVPLGLGFLTMVRESNVMRSLSNYKVEDITVREVSVIRGGNPMLLNVRLVSDKPINNADLVKVKRAITSKLGRNVQLEITVSMKR; the protein is encoded by the coding sequence ATGAATGAACTGACGCTTATTTATGACCCCCTGGAGGAGCAAACAGTGCATGAAAAAATTATACCTGCTTTCCGGTCGCACCATATAAACTCTGTTGCCTACCATACTTCCAAAAAGCATCTAACAGAAAATACCCGCTTTGTAACCTACCTTAGCGATGAGCTGCTGGCAGAACTGGTTGCGCTGGCTATGGGTAAAAACTGTACCATTGGCATGCTCCCCCACCCGTTCATGCGGGAGGCCCGGCAGGGCTATGGCGTGGCTGCCAACCTTTTGCAGGCAATAGAAGACATCGAAACAGCCGAAAAAAGCTCCAAAGCCGATATGCTGCTCTGTAATGGGCGGCCGGTGTTCAATAAGGTTGTGATTGGAGACAGCATGAGCATGATGTCGGGCAGTGTGGCCAAAAGCAGCTTCATGTCTGCTTTCGAAAAGATTAAGCGGGTATTCACCCGCTCCCAAACGTATGTACCGCAGGCTTTCACCATCACCGCTGACGGCAAAGCACCCATCAAAACAGCGGCATTAGGCATCATTGCAGTGTTGCACGGCAAAAGTAACCTGCTCTCACGCCAGCTGCTTAAAGACTCCTACATAAACGACGGCAGGATGCACAGCCTCATACTTGCGCCAAAGAGCATCACACAACTCCTTAAGTTCTATGTGAAATCAGTATTCGACCAAAACAAAGGAAGTAAACTGCCGTCTTTTATCGGCCACATCAAGTCGAAGAAAATCGTAATCGAAAGCCCGGAGCCCATAGACTACGCACAGGACAACAACCTAATGAGCGCCAGGGGAATTGAGCTGCATGTGCTGGAGGATGCCTTTCACATCATTCCGGGCAGGCACCTGGATGTGGCCACGCAGGCTGGTGATCCCACTGAAGTTTTTAAAGTGAGCAAGTTACCGAAGGGAGAAGCATACCTACAGGAAATTGTGGCAAAGCCCCTCTCGTGGGTGTACCATGCCTCAACAGAAGAATTCAGGGATCTTTTTATTACGCTGCGGGAAAATGCCCGGGCCACAAGCCCGTTTCTAACCTTGATGGTGCTGTCGACGCTGCTGGCTACCCTGGGCCTATTCTCCAACTCCTCCCCTGTGATTATCGGGGCAATGATTCTGGCACCGCTGATGGCACCGATCATCTCTATGTCGATGGGGGTGCTGCGGCAGGACAAAAAACTTGTTTCCGGCAGTGCCAAAACGATTGGCCTTGGTTTGCTGCTAAGTTACCTTGCTGCCATTTTACTTACGCTTATCACGCCACTGCAAACCATGAATGGAGAGATTATAGCTCGCATCAGGCCAAACCTGCTGGATTTGGGGGTAGCGATATTTTCCGGCGTGGCGGGTGCCTATGCGCATGCCCGTAAAGAAATAGCAAAAACCCTGGCCGGTGTGGCCATTGCCGTCGCGCTGGTTCCGCCCTTATCGGTATCGGGCATTGGTATCGGCTGGGGTGATTGGAACGTGTTTTCGGGAGCGCTTTTACTTTTCACCACCAACCTTGCCGGTATAATACTTGCCGGCTCCTGCACCTTTATGCTTTTAGGTTTCAGTCCATTTCACCTCGCCAAGAAGGGACTGCTTATATCACTGCTTGTTGTTATACTTGTCAGTGTGCCGTTAGGCTTGGGCTTCCTGACGATGGTGCGGGAAAGCAACGTCATGCGCTCGCTTAGCAATTATAAGGTAGAGGACATTACTGTTCGGGAAGTATCAGTCATCCGGGGCGGTAACCCCATGCTGCTGAATGTACGGCTGGTCTCTGACAAGCCGATCAACAATGCGGATCTGGTAAAGGTAAAAAGAGCAATTACCTCTAAACTGGGTCGTAATGTGCAGTTGGAAATAACAGTAAGTATGAAAAGGTAA
- a CDS encoding bifunctional riboflavin kinase/FAD synthetase: MEVIRDIADFPQLSFPVVTSGTFDGVHVGHQKILRRVLERARQSGGQSVVITYWPHPRLVLFPEDNDLQLLSTIDERIEHLRSLGIDYLLIIPFTKEFSRTTSRSFITDILVRAIGTKVLIIGYDHRFGKNREGSFEHLKARADQYGFEVEEIPRQDVDDVGVSSTKIRRALESGDIETANSYLGRHYSITSTVEEGQKLGRTIGFPTANMAMPPAHKLIPGHGVYAVWAVVQEQRYPAMMNIGLRPTVDGKQLTLEVHLLDFSGDLYGQTLTVAFVDQLRKERKFEGLEGLQAQLEKDKEATKQLLQV, encoded by the coding sequence ATGGAAGTAATCCGTGATATAGCTGATTTTCCGCAATTAAGCTTTCCGGTTGTCACCAGCGGCACCTTTGACGGGGTGCATGTGGGGCACCAGAAAATACTGCGCCGCGTGCTCGAACGCGCCCGGCAGAGCGGTGGTCAGAGCGTGGTTATTACGTATTGGCCACACCCCCGCCTGGTGCTCTTCCCGGAAGACAACGACCTCCAGTTGCTCTCAACCATTGATGAACGCATTGAGCACCTGCGTTCGCTGGGCATTGACTACCTGCTGATTATCCCGTTCACCAAAGAGTTTTCCCGTACCACCTCCCGCAGTTTCATCACAGATATACTTGTGCGTGCCATTGGCACCAAGGTTCTTATTATTGGCTACGACCACCGCTTTGGCAAAAACCGGGAAGGCAGCTTTGAGCACCTCAAAGCCCGCGCCGACCAGTATGGCTTTGAAGTGGAGGAAATTCCACGCCAGGACGTGGACGATGTGGGCGTGAGTTCCACCAAAATCCGCCGTGCTTTGGAAAGCGGCGATATCGAAACAGCCAACAGCTACCTGGGCCGCCACTACAGCATCACCTCCACCGTGGAGGAAGGGCAGAAACTTGGCCGCACCATTGGCTTCCCAACAGCCAACATGGCTATGCCGCCCGCGCATAAGCTCATACCCGGACACGGTGTGTACGCAGTTTGGGCCGTGGTGCAGGAGCAGCGTTATCCGGCCATGATGAACATTGGCCTGCGCCCAACAGTGGATGGAAAGCAGCTAACGCTGGAAGTACACCTGTTGGATTTCAGCGGCGACCTTTACGGCCAGACACTCACCGTTGCGTTTGTGGACCAATTGCGCAAAGAGCGGAAATTTGAGGGGTTGGAGGGACTGCAGGCTCAGCTGGAAAAAGACAAAGAGGCAACGAAACAACTGCTGCAGGTATAG
- a CDS encoding CoA transferase subunit A yields the protein MINKTVKNAQEALQGVQDGMTLMLGGFGLCGIPENSIKELLRLGVKDLTCISNNAGVDDFGIGLLLQKHQVKKMISSYVGENAEFERQLLSGELEVELTPQGTLAERIRAGGAGIPAFYTPAGYGTEVGEGKESREFNGKMYLLESWLKADFAFVKAWKGDTAGNLIYKGTARNFNPMMATAGKITVAEVEELVPAGELDPNMIHTPGIFVQRIFQGEAYEKRIEQRTVRTA from the coding sequence ATGATAAATAAGACAGTAAAGAATGCCCAGGAGGCGCTTCAGGGCGTGCAGGACGGCATGACGCTGATGCTGGGCGGCTTTGGCCTGTGCGGAATCCCGGAAAACTCTATTAAAGAACTGCTGCGCCTTGGGGTAAAGGACCTCACCTGTATCTCGAATAACGCCGGCGTAGATGACTTTGGCATTGGCCTGCTGCTGCAGAAGCACCAGGTAAAGAAAATGATCTCAAGCTATGTGGGGGAGAATGCGGAGTTTGAGCGCCAGTTGCTAAGCGGCGAACTGGAAGTGGAGCTTACCCCGCAGGGCACGCTGGCAGAGCGCATCAGGGCCGGTGGCGCAGGCATACCCGCTTTTTACACCCCTGCCGGCTACGGCACCGAAGTGGGTGAAGGCAAGGAAAGCAGAGAGTTTAACGGAAAAATGTATTTGCTTGAGAGCTGGCTGAAAGCCGACTTTGCTTTCGTGAAAGCCTGGAAAGGCGATACTGCCGGTAACCTAATCTACAAAGGCACGGCGCGCAACTTTAATCCTATGATGGCCACTGCAGGCAAAATAACGGTAGCCGAAGTAGAGGAACTGGTGCCTGCCGGCGAGCTGGACCCGAACATGATTCATACGCCAGGAATATTTGTGCAGCGCATCTTTCAGGGCGAAGCCTACGAAAAGCGCATCGAACAGCGTACAGTAAGAACTGCTTAA
- the truB gene encoding tRNA pseudouridine(55) synthase TruB encodes MPYDFAAGEILLLNKPLDWTSFDVVKKVRNTIRVKKVGHAGTLDPLATGLLILCTGKYTKRIDEIQGQEKEYTGIIRLGESTPSYDRETEVTETRDSSHLTEAEIKAAAQTFVGTIEQIPPIYSAVQVDGKRAYDLARKGKAVELKPRTITIDAFDITSINGPEVAFRVVCSKGTYIRSLAHDLGEKLGVGGHLSKLERTRIGEYKLADALTIEDIVEIRRKQLEDANGSNP; translated from the coding sequence ATGCCTTACGATTTTGCCGCAGGCGAAATACTGCTCCTGAACAAACCCCTCGACTGGACTTCCTTTGATGTGGTTAAAAAAGTGCGCAACACCATTCGGGTAAAGAAAGTAGGCCACGCCGGCACCCTCGACCCTTTGGCTACCGGACTGCTTATACTTTGCACCGGCAAGTATACCAAGCGCATCGACGAAATTCAGGGACAGGAGAAAGAGTATACTGGCATTATCCGCCTGGGCGAAAGCACCCCCTCCTACGACCGCGAAACTGAGGTAACCGAAACCCGCGACAGCAGCCACCTAACTGAAGCAGAAATTAAAGCTGCCGCACAGACCTTTGTTGGTACCATCGAACAAATCCCGCCTATTTACTCTGCCGTGCAGGTAGATGGGAAGCGCGCCTACGATCTGGCCCGAAAAGGCAAAGCCGTAGAACTGAAACCGCGCACAATTACCATTGATGCGTTTGACATTACAAGTATAAACGGGCCGGAGGTGGCGTTCAGGGTTGTTTGCAGCAAGGGCACCTACATCCGCAGCCTGGCGCATGACCTGGGCGAGAAGCTGGGCGTGGGCGGGCACCTGTCTAAACTGGAGCGCACGCGCATCGGGGAGTATAAATTAGCTGATGCGCTGACCATTGAGGATATTGTAGAAATAAGACGAAAGCAGCTGGAGGACGCGAATGGAAGTAATCCGTGA
- a CDS encoding undecaprenyl-diphosphate phosphatase produces MSVWQAIILAIVEGLTEFLPVSSTGHMIIASSLMGINELPITKVFEVNIQFGAILSVVVLYWRRFLQSFNFYTKLLVAFIPAVVFGLAFKEVVDAMLESVVVTAIMLVLGGIVLLFVDKWFRHSDKEEITYKNAVVIGLFQCIAMIPGVSRSAASIIGGLAQGVDRKTAAEFSFFLAVPTMLAAASYKFVEDLLKLEISDVLKLDIEKIQNSFAAIDPNDIQLLLIGNVVAFVVAMLAIRFFINFLTKYGFKMFGYYRIALGVVLLTLLAMGYELTV; encoded by the coding sequence ATGAGTGTATGGCAGGCTATTATCTTAGCCATTGTTGAAGGATTAACCGAGTTCCTGCCCGTTTCCTCTACGGGACACATGATTATCGCTTCCAGCCTGATGGGCATCAATGAACTCCCGATTACGAAAGTTTTTGAGGTGAACATACAGTTTGGGGCAATTCTGTCGGTGGTGGTGCTGTACTGGCGCCGCTTTTTGCAGAGTTTCAATTTCTATACAAAGCTGCTTGTTGCTTTTATTCCGGCCGTTGTGTTTGGCCTGGCTTTCAAAGAAGTGGTAGATGCCATGCTGGAGAGCGTGGTAGTAACAGCCATCATGCTGGTGCTGGGGGGTATTGTGCTCCTGTTCGTGGATAAATGGTTCAGGCACTCAGATAAAGAGGAGATTACCTATAAAAATGCGGTTGTGATTGGCCTGTTTCAGTGCATTGCCATGATTCCGGGCGTTTCGCGCTCAGCAGCCTCCATTATTGGCGGCCTGGCACAGGGCGTGGACCGGAAAACTGCGGCGGAATTCTCCTTTTTCCTGGCCGTGCCAACCATGCTGGCTGCCGCCTCTTATAAGTTTGTGGAGGATTTGCTGAAGCTGGAAATATCCGATGTACTGAAACTGGACATCGAGAAAATACAGAACAGCTTTGCAGCCATCGATCCCAATGATATTCAACTGCTGTTGATTGGAAATGTGGTGGCGTTTGTGGTAGCAATGCTGGCCATTCGCTTCTTTATTAACTTCCTGACCAAGTATGGCTTCAAGATGTTTGGCTATTACCGCATCGCGCTTGGCGTGGTGCTGCTGACGCTGCTGGCCATGGGTTACGAATTAACTGTATAA